DNA sequence from the Vicia villosa cultivar HV-30 ecotype Madison, WI linkage group LG3, Vvil1.0, whole genome shotgun sequence genome:
TACCAGTCACTGCAAACTCCAGAGCAGCAAGAATGGTTGCATATATTCTTAGGTTAAGATTTTACTATTGAATACAAGCCAGAGATGGAAAACATTGCTTCGGACATTTACTGGACCTGAGACAAGCTTTCAAAGggactaaatattacaagagctCAGACACAAGTGCACCTTTTCACCAGCTGCTTATCATCATTACTCTCTCAAGGAAGACCTACTCTCTCAAGGACACTAATGTTGGTATATGCAACCATATCTGTCAGTGGTCCTATAATCCAACCTGAGAAGTTACTACTACATGCGAGGAACATATTTTAGGGCTCAATTCAGGTCCTTCACGTGCCAATTCAATGGGAAAATACGCCAGCAACAGAGGCAACTTTGGAGTTGCAATATAATTTGATATAAAATATTTCAACATCTACTTTGACAAGAATCAAAGTCTTGGCATGAAGCTATGGATGGAGATAAAAAAAGTACACTTGTAACAAAATGCTCATTACTAATAATTGTAGTTACCCAAGCTAGAGATAGATAATACAAAAGCTGTTAATACAAAAGTTGTTAATACAAAAGCTGTTAACATCAGTTTGATTGTCCCACACAGATAGATGTTTACAAAAGCTGATAATAGTTTTGCAGTTGGATTCTCCCAACGGTCCAGTGACATTAACTAGTTCAACGTATTCCCAAATTCCTTAAGCTATCTATATAAACAAAAGGTCTAACCAGCAACAAAAGGTCTTCCTTAACTAAACACTTTCTTGAGTTTCTTCTTTTCCTTAATCATCAATCACCCTTCCTCTAATTCAAACTTTATTAGCATGGCTGGTAATTAAAACAGAAGCAGTAATCATATTGAAGGAAATTTGAGAGACTCTAAATATATATTGGAAGTAGAAATCACATGTAACTTCTTGATAGGAAATGCAGGATCCACATAAATGCATTGTATAGATTATTAAAACTTATATACAAACCTtcccattgtttcttttcccTTCTCGCGTTTGTTTGATGAGTTGTCTAACAGACATTGTATTCCTTCTTGCAGAGTTGCTCTTCTGTCCTCAGCATAGTTCCATAATTCTGAGGTTACATATTGCCCACTAGGATTGCATTCATTTAACTCTGTTAGAGCTGCCACCACCGCATTATATGCCGCTTTACCAACGCTTCTCTTGAGCCCATTTAGCTTTTTATCCGCATCATCAATAATTACCTGAAATGAAAAATGCAGGAAACCAGATATCTAAGTGGAACACTGGATGTTGTAAAATGAATTTGAAACTATTGTACAAACATTATTACATTAGAAATAAACTGTTCCAACCCAAATGAAGCAAGAGAACAGCGtgttaaattaaactaaaatgtaCCCTTTCTTTGCCATCAACAGTGACTAATTTGAATGGATGCCAATCTGCATCTTTCATATGGAATTCCCACAATGAACACAAGTTCGCAGCCCTCACTTCAGCTTCCTCCTCTTTATATTTCTTCTTCATTGCTTCGAGGAATGGCTTGCTGTCAAGTTCGCCCATTCTCTTCACAGCAATATTATTTGGAACAGATAATTCCTCAATACCCTGCAAGGCAGGaaaaaaatattatgttattaGATCTTCTAAGCATAAGTTTGTATTTGCTGTGTACATATAAAAAACGAGCTTATCCAAAAAAGTTAGGAATTTCAGCTTCGGAAAATCACAGTGATATCATACTGGATGCTAGAATAACATAAAAACACTAAATCAAACCTGTCATAAGCAATATTTGCCACAAAAATGTACAACAGTCCTTCAATCATTAGACGATAACGAAAATGCAACAAAAATGCAGAGAATATTGACATAGCGAAAGTGCATATTTTGATTGAGAGTGAGTCGGCTGAATCCAAATAAGCATATGTTGTATTCACCGCTAAAAAAGTGAAAGTGAAATTCCACTTATTTTACACAAACCACTTTCTGAACCACAAAACATAACTACATAGAGTAAACATAACTCACAGTGAGATTAAGTTCTTTTTTACATAAActatatagaaaaaaaaaacttacattgATTAAAGTTTTTCGTGCATTCTGCAACTCATCATTTAGATCACGCTCTTTAGTTATTAGAACTTGATTGAATGCTTCAAGTTCTTCAATCAACGCTTCTTTTTCCCTTAGTTCACTCTCCAAAGTGTTAACCTTGTTGAAAATCTCTGAGTcaacctcctcctcctcatcatcatcatcttcttcaaagttCTTCAACACGTTTAGTGATGTTTTTAGTTGTTGAAGCTCAACTTCCAAATTTTTTTGTATACCCTTGTGCTTTTCAAGTTCAATAGTTTTTGCATGCATTTGTTtctataataaaaataacaaatgcAAAGGGAAATTACATTCTAACAAACATAGAAAACAACTTTAACAACTACAAGAGAAGAGATTAAGTTAATGAACCAACCTTGAAGCATTTCTCAGCTCTTGCAACCCATCCAAGAGGATGATGTTGAGAAGTTTGAATATCAGGACTTGGCATCCAAGATTGATTGTTGATGCTATCGTTATCATTACTTTCACTAGTCTCTACGACATGATTTTTCCTTTTTGTATTCACCATTTTTTTACAGGTATGTTTGTTTGAAGAGAGATAGATAGATTAGAAAAAGTAAAATAACGAGGAGGCcatactttttcttttcttcttatgCATGCTAAAGAGAGTTCTGCTTAGGCTTAATATTAATTTTTCCTATTGTATGGGTTTTTCTTGGTTAaccaatatttataattaattcattaattcacaataatattatagattaacTTAACCAAATCAGGGGTAATTtactaaaattaaatcaaatggaAACAGAACCTCCTCTATCAATAAAGACCCATCAAACTAATCCTAGCCCATGAAATAAATAGAACAAAACACACCACTCTATTGTTATACCATAGATTATAGAATAGCTGATGCGTTCTTAGCATTCCTACTGTTCCGTGACAGATGCATGAACCTCCCATTACATCAAAGTCTCACTCGTTATTACTGTTTCATGACTGATGCCATGCCACCACTCCACTCtgataatattttgaaatactattaataatattttgaactcagttaatattaaattatagaaAAGACCTACTGCTACTACATCGGACTCACTATAAACCACTCTATTTCATTGCTTTTTCGGAACTCTCCATTAATTTCTTATTGctttgtatattattatttttagtttgattttggaataatcaatgaaaagttgattattgcaataaaaaatttgtataattattattgtgttagtatttggatcgaactctaattACATTAAGGTTAGTTTTATAGTTGGACAAAGTAGTGTATGTTGTAGTCGAAATCTATTTTAGCATGCAGTAGTTGAAGATATATGTGTCGTAGTCGAAGTTTATTCTAGTATGCAGTTGTATAAATTAGTTTGTTGTTTAAGTTAACTTAGTGTCTAAGTTAACCATATATGTCATGTATGTGTGTATTATCATCATACACAACATACATATCTAGTAGTCTATAAATAAGCTAATCTCTTATGTTGTTGAGAGAGGTTGAGGTTGGTTGTTATTATGTAATACTTGTAATCATAAACTctagaaagtaaagaataacggTTTTAACCAatcatattttcttcttctttttccctcTTCTCTCCCCTTTGTTAATGGAATTGTTTCTTGGTCAATCAAGAAAAACTCTCTTTTGTTACAACAAACTGGTGCAGTGAGCATGGATCAAGATGTCGTCAACAAAGTGTGAGATTGAgaaattcaccggagtgaatgatttcagtTTATGGCGCTTGAAGATGCAAGTTCTTCTGATTCAGCAGGATTTGTTAGAAGCGTTGAAAGGATCGGAGAAGATGGATGATGCCCTAAGGGAGAAGGAGAAGGTGACGATGATCGATAAAGCCCACGGTGCCATCGTTTTGAGCCtcggtgataaggttctccggcaggtctCGTAGGAGAAAACTGTCGCAGGTGTGTGGCTCAaacttgaaagattatgattatACATGACCAAATCCTTGGTAAATCGTATCTACCTGAAGCAAGttatgtattcattcaagatgagtgaAGACAAAGTCTTGACAGAGCAGCTGAATATGTTCAATAAACTGATTCTTGATCTGGAGAATATTGATGTTACCATCAGTGATGAAGATTaagtgttgttgttattgttgttattgtgtgTTTTACCCATAtctcatgctcacttcaaagaaaatcTCTTGTATGCAAGAGAGTCTttggcctttgaagaagttcaatcatccTTGTACTCGAAAACTTGAACAAAAGAAAGGAGCAGAAATAATCATCTATTGGTAAAGGATTGTGTGTAAAAGGAAAATTCTCGaagaaggatggtaagtttgagaaGAAGGGTAAAGATCAACACAAGACGAATACGTAATGCTCCTGCAGTTAGGTGTTATTACTGTTATTACTGTAAGATCAACATATGActctaaaaaaaaatatgttttgaggaattatgtgatcaagatgatgGATCAGTGCTGCAGTGAAACAACAAAGCCTGCAAGATTATAGATATTGGATCTGTAAGATTCAAGCTCCAAGATGAGTCAATAAAACTATTGGTATTGACTGGTGTCAGGTATGTACCAGATCTtaaaagaaatttgatttctcttggtgaattcaacaagaaaaaatatcttttcaCAAGAGAGCAAGGTAATCTGAAAGTCATAAAGGGGTCGAAAGAAGTCTTGAGAGGTGTGAAGAAACAAGTTTGTATACCTTTGAGGTTGAGGTTGTAAGAGGTTCAACCGattttgcatccacgaaacctatATCGAAGACATAACTTTGGAACATGAGATTTGGTCATGTTAGTGAAAGGGGCCTGGTTGAATTGGGGAAACAAAATATGCTTGTTAATGATAAGGTCGAAAATTTGGTGTTTTGTAAACCCTGTGTATttggaaaatcttgtagagtgaagttTAACAAAGACAAACAGAGAACACATGGATCTATTCATCACattcatgctgatctttgggggcctacaaggaatccttcaaactcaagtgcaaggtatttcctatccatagttgatgattattcacgAAAGTTATGGGTACTCATCCAGAGGATTAAGAATAAagcttttgaaaatttcaaaagtttaaaGACTCTGGTAAAAAATCAAAatagcagaaaggtcaagaggttgagagtCGACAATGGCCTTGAGTTCTGCAATGAAGCTTTCTACAATTATTGTGTTAGTGGTATTGGAAGGAACGAGACCATTGTGggttactcctcaacaaaatggcctGGATGAGAGGTTCAATCGAATAATTCGGGAAAGGATTTGATGCATGTTGGTTAGTGCTGGATTGACGAAGGAGTTTTGGGTTGATGCTATTGTGACTGCAACATACCTGATTAATATATGTTCCTCGAATACCTTGAGGATGAATACATCTGAAGAGCTTTGGTCGGGTTATGATCCGTAAATTAGCAAGTGTATTAATCCTCCAAAGTAGTTATAATGGGAAATCGCAAAGTATCGATCTCAAGAACTGCGTGGTGTTATAGAGTTGTGtttcaattcaattaaacaaaagccttggggttttggtttggagaattatgaattaaattacaaataaacttaaaagattgacttggccaaatatgagtaacatgccagggtaggtgtgtgcattaacatgtaacaacttTGAATCCTTATTTCAATAACAAATCATAAATTATCAACTACCGATTCTTAAGGGTGTTtacccctaattccttagtgagcaaacctttgaacattcatcctaattCCTTtgcgaattatgatgaaatcaagcctttaaaTTATCAAGAATATTTCGGTTACCATAGGATATCCCTATTCCTAAgcaatatctactatagtctaattgtacaaaaaccctaacaatggcggtCCAGCCTAATTGCTAGTCATACATCAATcctgttggtccgacgaggaaagcttTTAAGACattgtacaattaaattgaacatgaaagacaaataaattactaaaattaggaaatcaaagtcattacaaatgttaatcagggacaccccctagcattagggggtttagctactcatattgtttAAAGAACTCAAAAGATGAATTATAGACATTACAAGTGTTGGAGAtgaaattgatcttcaatcgcttctgTTCATGAAAACCTCCTTCTCGTCGAAACCCTTGTCTTCTCCAATCTTCTCTCGTGATATTCTTCGCTTGCAAAAAAGTTCCTTCATTCTTCttcaaaactaaattaaatagCACACATTCACTTAGGtcggttggaagtacccaaaacgcCCCCATAGCTTAACCCATGGacaaaatatgaaaaatcatGAAATTAGCGTCACATGCTGAAATGGGCTGTGTCAACCAACACGGGAACCCATGTCAGACTTCTGTCATCTTAAAAGTTACTTTTTTGTCCCAGGGCTCTTGACACGACCCGTGTCAAGTAACACGGCATGTGTCAGCTCCTAAATTCAGAATTTGGTTTTgttgtcttcatcaaagttgtagcccttttagtttaaaaaattttTCCGCCGAAACCACGTCATtctgagttacgaagctctagttatgatcaaaatactacacgtttgtcacgatgagaaacatgctgaaaatttccagatctcagaCTTGCTGACACGAGctgtgtcaggtgacacgggttCCCGTGTCAGCCCCCTGACTTTCCTCTCTTTTACATTTTCTTATCCATGCTTcatcctgacacggcccgtgtcaggtgacacgggtggccgtgtcaggcctcctgtagcatgattTTTCAATTCCTTCGAAACTCCACATTTTGTACTTTTTTTGCACTGATTTGTATCAATTTATTCCTCtgagcctgcaaacagtgaaatacacaaccaaagcataaaatgtaaaagaataaaataaaatgccCGACAACATAAAGAAATGAtaactaaaatcaacggtaactaacggtgtaaaaaccactgatcaggttACCTGCCAGATCTCGACAAATTTAAAGAGTTTTGatgtgtagcctatgctcatattaggcaagacaaggtcgaacctagagctctaagATACATGTTCACGTGGTGCATAGAAATaggtcacaagaggtgtatcaTAAGTTGTGATGTATTTTCAATGAAGCTAAAATGACGTTCAAGAAAATTGATTACGCTGGTCGAAATGCATAGATCTTTTAAGAACGGATGGAAGATGAAGAGATTCTTATTGAGGTATAGCATATTGATGTTGAATTGTATAACCCATGTGAAGTCGAAGAAGAATCACGGGATGCTGAAGAAATTGAGGTTGAGAaaagtcatcaagccacctcagagacttggccATGCATATCTCATAGTGTTTGCTCTAATATCTACTAGTGAGGTACTTGATGAAGAACCTAGATA
Encoded proteins:
- the LOC131658293 gene encoding protein INVOLVED IN DE NOVO 2-like, with the translated sequence MVNTKRKNHVVETSESNDNDSINNQSWMPSPDIQTSQHHPLGWVARAEKCFKKQMHAKTIELEKHKGIQKNLEVELQQLKTSLNVLKNFEEDDDDEEEEVDSEIFNKVNTLESELREKEALIEELEAFNQVLITKERDLNDELQNARKTLINGIEELSVPNNIAVKRMGELDSKPFLEAMKKKYKEEEAEVRAANLCSLWEFHMKDADWHPFKLVTVDGKERVIIDDADKKLNGLKRSVGKAAYNAVVAALTELNECNPSGQYVTSELWNYAEDRRATLQEGIQCLLDNSSNKREKGKETMGSHANKV